One window of the Trypanosoma brucei gambiense DAL972 chromosome 3, complete sequence genome contains the following:
- a CDS encoding T. brucei spp.-specific protein, protein MQKSVPSYVDPFGTCPSSHANTPRAPCRRHQRRLHKTTHGGISTGNVQDVDEFDDGFVGINLFAEPESPEAVREGCNCDLQRGIPPQRKHVVLESRPNVFVPVVEQNKCGELTGDDVVSDVMREMPQPQSSCIGCRIKTHNSAGIGARPLHLPEPVDCAEGNRHAIKVLLLYMNHMEVTMSSLTAGASIFSLLWLIIFVAWEKESVEDSLLLYIAITHSYEGAAFQFLFILLLVASLTPFAWRFANKQWAEEVSDRCPAGINPLPQHLSRREGIIDGARFPISCNPVTSHVDTCSNAATVVAPGLRCDVRHSNAGVKTQSHLQQHKDISHGGDVAPNAAAAASWEVEVSLKSPWMLLLKPIVPLYIICTALTVAQIALTEGWDAAKLQKVTAADASSLRIVLLTVISVRAGLMSLAVLCNLFRPSKEMKVYFLS, encoded by the coding sequence ATGCAAAAGTCAGTTCCTTCATATGTTGACCCATTTGGAACTTGTCCTTCATCTCATGCCAACACACCACGCGCGCCATGCAGGCGACACCAGCGGAGACTTCACAAGACAACACATGGTGGAATTTCTACAGGGAACGTGCAAGACGTTGATGAGTTTGACGATGGGTTCGTTGGCATAAATCTCTTCGCTGAACCGGAGAGTCCAGAGGCTGTTCGTGAGGGCTGTAATTGTGATTTGCAGCGGGGGATCCCACCGCAGCGGAAACACGTTGTTTTGGAATCGCGACCCAATGTGTTCGTGCCTGTCGTTGAGCAAAACAAATGCGGAGAGTTGACGGGGGATGACGTTGTCTCTGATGTGATGCGTGAAATGCCGCAGCCGCAGTCGTCATGTATTGGATGTAGAATTAAGACACATAACAGCGCAGGTATAGGAGCTCGGCCTTTACATCTCCCCGAACCAGTTGATTGCGCGGAAGGAAACCGCCACGCAATCAAAGTGCTGCTTTTATACATGAACCATATGGAGGTGACGATGAGTTCGCTAACCGCAGGCGCTTCCATCTTTTCACTCTTGTGGCTCATTATTTTTGTAGCGTGGGAGAAAGAATCGGTGGAGGATTCACTACTTCTGTACATTGCCATCACACACAGTTATGAGGGTGCTGCTTTTCAGTTCTTgttcattttacttttagTTGCCTCCTTGACGCCATTTGCATGGAGGTTTGCAAATAAACAGTGGGCTGAGGAAGTGAGTGATAGATGCCCTGCTGGTATTaatcctcttcctcagcaTTTGTCCCGTCGCGAGGGTATTATTGACGGTGCGCGTTTCCCCATTTCGTGCAATCCCGTCACTTCACATGTTGATACGTGTAGCAATGCTGCAACAGTAGTGGCTCCTGGCTTACGGTGTGATGTGAGGCACTCAAATGCAGGAGTCAAAACACAAAGTCACTTGCAACAGCACAAAGACATTTCCCATGGAGGTGATGTTGCGCCTaacgctgctgctgccgcttcgTGGGAAGTTGAGGTATCGCTTAAAAGTCCGTGGATGTTATTGTTGAAGCCGATTGTACCATTGTATATAATTTGCACGGCCCTCACCGTGGCGCAAATTGCTCTTACAGAAGGGTGGGATGCTGCGAAATTACAAAAAGTTACTGCGGCGGATGCTTCGAGCCTGCGAATTGTTTTGTTGACGGTAATATCTGTCCGAGCTGGTCTTATGTCACTCGCGGTGCTATGTAACCTTTTCAGACCTTCCAAGGAAATGAAggtttatttcctttcatgA